The DNA region GGCGCCCTGGTGCATCGCACGGGCCTGATCACCGACCACCACCAGCCGGTTGATGTCCAGCCGCACCGCGAGCCTGCCGATCTCGTCGTGCGCGGCGACCGCTGTGTCGCCGAGTTCGCCCATCACGCCGAGAACGGCCCAAGACCGGCGTCGATCGCCCGTGCGCGCCATCGTCGCCAACGTCTTCAGCGCGGCGCGTACCGACTCGGGATTGGCGTTGTAGGAGTCGTTGACCACCGTGACGCCGTCGGCCCTGGTGGTCACCTCCATGCGCCGCGCCGACACCCGCCGGGCCCCGGAGAGCCGCTCGGCGATCTCCCGCGGCGAGGCCCCCAACTCCAGCGCCACGGCGGCCGCGGCGAGCGCGTTGCCGACGTGGTGGGCGCCGTGCAGGGCGAGGCTGATCTCGGCGTCGCCCTTGGGGGTGATCATGGTGAAGGAGGCGCGGGCCTGCTCGTCCAGCTCGATCTTCTCCGCGCGGACCTCGGCGGTGGCGGCCTCGCCGACCAGCACGACCCGCGCCCGAGTCCGGTCGGCCATGGCGGCGACCAGCGGGTCGTCGGCGTTGAGGACCGCGACACCGTCGGCGGGCAGCTTCTCGACCAGCTCGCCCTTGGTCTCGGCGATGTCGGCCCGCGACCCGAACTCGCCGAGGTGGGCGCTGCCGACGTTGACCACGACCCCGATCCGCGGCGGCGCGACGTCACAGAGCGCGGCGATGTGCCCGGGCCCGCGCGCGGAGAGTTCGAGGACCAGGTGCTTGGTGGCCTCGTCGGCGCGCAGGACGGTCCAGGGGTGGCCGAGTTCGTTGTTGAACGAGCCGGGAGGGGCCACGGTCGGGCCCATCGGGGCCAGCAGCTGGGCGATGAGGTCTTTGGTGGAGGTCTTGCCGGAGGACCCGGTGACGCCGACAACGGTCACGTCGAGCCGGTCGACCACGGCTCGCGCGAGTGCGCCGAGACCAGCCAGAACCGCCGCGCCGGAGCCGTCCGTGTCACCGCTGAGCGCCACCGAGCGCGTGTGCGCGTCGGTCACGGGCGGAACGATCACCGCGGGCGCGTCGACCGGCCGCGCGGCGAGGACACCCACCGCACCTGCCTCGACGGCCGCCGCGGCGAAGTCGTGCCCGTCGACCCGCTCGCCCGGCATGGCGACGAACAGACCGCCCTCGGTCAGGGAGCGGGAGTCGAATTCGACCGACCCGGCAACGACTTCATCCCCGGTCGCCTGATGCAGCGTGCCGCCCACGGCATCGGCGACCTCGCGCAAGGTCA from Alloactinosynnema sp. L-07 includes:
- the murF gene encoding UDP-N-acetylmuramoyl-tripeptide--D-alanyl-D-alanine ligase, which produces MIRLTLREVADAVGGTLHQATGDEVVAGSVEFDSRSLTEGGLFVAMPGERVDGHDFAAAAVEAGAVGVLAARPVDAPAVIVPPVTDAHTRSVALSGDTDGSGAAVLAGLGALARAVVDRLDVTVVGVTGSSGKTSTKDLIAQLLAPMGPTVAPPGSFNNELGHPWTVLRADEATKHLVLELSARGPGHIAALCDVAPPRIGVVVNVGSAHLGEFGSRADIAETKGELVEKLPADGVAVLNADDPLVAAMADRTRARVVLVGEAATAEVRAEKIELDEQARASFTMITPKGDAEISLALHGAHHVGNALAAAAVALELGASPREIAERLSGARRVSARRMEVTTRADGVTVVNDSYNANPESVRAALKTLATMARTGDRRRSWAVLGVMGELGDTAVAAHDEIGRLAVRLDINRLVVVGDQARAMHQGAHLEGSWGEESVLVPDVDAAVALLRAELAPGDVVLVKASKSAALWRVADALLEDTK